CCGCACATGATCAATCTCACCAAAATCCTTGCCGCCATCCTGGTGCTCCTGGCCATCGCACTGGGCGGCTATGCCTGGATGCTGAGTCGCAAGGCGCCCGCACAGCCCCCTACGGCAACCGGTGCTGCGGTGGCGCCCACCAAGGCGCAGCAAACACTCGTCTATCCGGTCGTGGTCGCGGCCAAGCCCCTTCCCGCGGGCCTGGCGATTCCCGCTGATGCCTTGCGCGTGGAACGGCTGACGATCAATCCGGCCGGTGCTTTCCAGGACGTGACCGTCGCCACCGGCCGCGTCCCCGTGCTGGACCTCGCCGAGGGCACGCCGGTGATGGAAAACCAGCTGGTCTCGGGCTTAGCCCTGCGCATTGCGGAAGGCGAGCGCGCCGTCGCAGTCAAGGCCGACGAGGTGATGGGCGTGGGCAACAAGCTGCAGCCCGGCGACTACGTCGACGTCTTCCTCACGCTCAAGTCCGACGGCAAGGATGTGGATCGCAGTCAGGCCCGCCTGCTGCTGTCGCGCAAGCGCGTATTGGCATTCGGCAACGCCTCGGTCGACGGCCTGCCGTCCAAGTCGGCGGACAGGGCCGCGCAGCAGGCCCAGCGTGCCGAGCCGGCCCGCACCGCGGTGCTCGCGGTCCCGGTCGATGAAGTGAACCGCCTGACCATCGGCGACGCCAGCGGCAGGCTGCTGCTGGCCCTGCGCAACCCGACCGACTTGTCGGAACCAGACCCCAAACTCTTCACCGAACTACCGACGGCCCTGCAGCCCGCGCCGCCCAAGGCGGGCGAGCCGCGCCGCGCGCCACTCGAAGGCCTGGACCGCGCCCAGGCCGGCCTGACCGCCGCGGACCTGGTCACCGGCGGCAAGGGTCCTACCCTCCGGCCGCAAGTCACCGCAGTGCGAGCTCCCAGCGGCGCTCCGCGCACCGCTGGCCCCGCCCGCACAGGCCTGCAGGTCGAGGTGATTCGCGGCGAGCGCAGCGAAACCGTGAACTACTGAATTGCCGATTGCGCAGCACGCCGACACCCGTCATCCAGGAAAAACAAATGCACTACACACCCAGCGAGCAGTCGACCAGCGCCACTCGCAGCCCCGGGGAAGTTTCATCGCGGCTGCTGCGGCCGTCCCTGATCGCCCTGTGTGCGATGGCGCAAGCTATCTGGCCGCTGGCATCCACTGCCGCCGACGCGCAGACGGGGCGTTCGCAACAGCCGCAACAATTGCAACCGCCGCGAACACTGACCCTCAGCGCCGGGACGCAACAGGAGCTGGTCATCGAGAAGGGCATAGACCGGATGGCGATTGGCGACGAAGCGGTGGCCGCCGTCACCATCACGCGCAAGACACCGAGTTCACCGGCCGCGCGGCTGATCGTGACCGGCAAGACAGCGGGGCGCACCACGCTCATGGTCTGGGAAAAGGGCAACAGCGCTGCCACGACCTACACGCTCGAAGTGCGCCGTCGGTCCTCCACGCTCACTGGCACGATGGACAGCATGCCTGCGCACCAGCAGGCACGTGATGCCGCACTGGCGAGCACGGGCGACAAGGACAAGGCCGAATTGGCCGACCGCTCCGTGGTGAGCGTGCGAAGCAACACGGTCCAGGTCGAAGTGAAGGTGGTGGAGTTCAACCGCAGCGTGCTCAAACAAGCGGGACTGAACATCTTCAGCACCCGTGCGAACTCGAACGGTTTCAGCTTCGGCGTCTTCACGCCCTCCTCACTCAAGTCTGCGTCCTTTGCGTCCGACGGCAGCATCAGCGGCGAGTACAACAATCCTCTGGCGCAGGCCTTCAGCCTCCTGTTCAACTTCAGCAAGGCCGGCATCGGCCTGAACGTCGGCTTCCTCGAAGGCAACGGCATGGCGCGTGTTCTCGCCGAGCCGACGCTCGTCGCCATGTCCGGGCAGAGCGCGAGCTTCCTTTCCGGCGGCGAGCTGCCGGTGCCGGTGCCACAGGGCTTGGGCACCACCAGCATCGAATACAAGCCCTTCGGCATCGGCCTCACGCTGACGCCCACCGTGCTGTCGAACGATCGCATCGTGCTCAAGGTGGCTCCCGAGGCCAGCGATCTCGACTACGCGAACTCGCTGAGCATCAATGGCATCGCCGTGCCGGCCATCAGCACACGGCGCGCGGACACCACGGTGGAGCTGGGCGATGGGGAGAGCTTCATCATCGGCGGCCTTGTGAGTCGCACCACCACGTCCAATGCCGACAAGGTGCCGCTGCTGGGCGACCTGCCGATCCTCGGTGCATTCTTCAAGCAGAACAAGTACCAGATGAACGAGAAGGAACTCGTGATTCTCGTGACGCCGCATCTGGTCAAGCCCATTGCCCGCGGCACCGACCTGGCGCCCTATCTGCCCGGCAGCACCGCCGAGCAGCGCGATGGTGCCGTGTGGCGTTCGCATTTCCTCGGCGGTGCAGCCGATACAGCGGTTCCTGGCTTCTCCCGTTGACAACGACGATCTCATCCTCGCCGAGCAGCACCATGAACGCTCCACGCGACAGCATTCCGGAAGTGGGCGCAGAAACCTATCTGTTCGCATCGAGCAACAGCGGCCACATCACCTGGCTGACCGATGCGCTTTCCCGCCTGGGTTCCGTAGTGGTGCTCGGGCCGGACACCAAATCGATCGACGAGCGCATCGCGCTGCTCGGTCCAGTGGCCGTGTTCATCGACTTTTCAATCGACCAGAGCGAGGTCGCCGGCCCGCTCCATCAACGACTGAAACGCGACTGGCCCGCGTTGCCCGTGCTCGCCACCGGCGTCTCGGCCGAGCCTGCCGCCATGCTCGCCGCGCTGCGTGCGGGCGTGGACGACTTCATCGACATCTCTGCCGCTCCCGCAGACGCCGTGAGCACACTGCGAACGCTGATCGAGCGGCGCAGCTCCCAGCAGGTGGGCACGCGCGGACGCACCCTGGCGATGCTGGGCGCCCGTGCAGGCCTGGGTGTCACCACGCTTGCAACGAGTCTCGCGCTGACGCTGAACGACGTGCTCGCGCAAGCACAGGCACAAGCGGCCGTGCGCGGCCCGGCACGTGCCGCGCGCCACGGCGTGGCTCTGCTCGACCTGGGCCTGCCGGCGCGCGACGGCCTGCTCTACCTCGATACGCAAAGCGGCTTCAGCTTTGTCGACGGCGTGCGTAACCTGCGCCGGCTCGACCAGACCCTGTTGCACACGGCGCTGGCGCATCACAGCAGCGGCGTCGCGGTGCTGCCACTGCCGGCGAGCCTGTCGCAAGTGCGCGAGATCTCGCATGCCGACTCGGTAGCGCTCATCAAGCGGCTGACCGACTTCTTCGATTTCCAGATCGCCGACCTGGGCGGCTTCTCCACCATCGACTTCGTGGCACAGACCGTGCGCGAAGCGCAGCGCACCTGGGTGGTCTGCGACCAGAGCATCGGCGCCATCGTGTCCACCGCCAATCTCCTCAAGGACCTGCGCACTCGCGAGGTCGACATGACGCATCTCTCGCTGGTGGTCAACAAGTTCGACAGCCACGTGGACCTGACCGCCAAGGACATCTCCGAGCGCCTGGAGCTGCCTCTGCATCACGTGATCCCCGCGCGCAGCGCGCCCTTGCTGTCGGCCGCGAGCCGCGGCGAGATGCTGGTGCGCACCGCGCGCAACGACCCCTATTCGCAGGCCGTCGCGGGATTGGCCCGAGGCCTGCATCAGGAATTCATGTCTCCCACGGGCCAACCGCCGGCCAAAGATCCTCGCTGGAGTGCGTTGATTTCGCGCTTCCGCAAGAGCCCAAGTGAAGGTTGAGCCCATGTCCACCGATATCGAATTTGCCGACGACGACCAGACGTTCATCAACTCGCAGCAGTTCCAGGACATCAAGAGCTGGACGCACGACCATCTGCTGAGCCGCATCGAAGAGTTGGGCGCGGAGTTCGGCCGTTGGTCGCGGGCTTCGATCCAGCAGTTCGTCGAACTGGAGGTCGACAGCTTCGTGCGCCTGCGCCGCGTGCCGATCAACGACCGCGAGATGCAGCTCATCTCGGACGCGTTGACGAAGGAGCTTGCGGGCTTCGGGCCGCTGGAAGACCTGCTCAACGACCCGGCCGTCGAAGACATCCTGATCAACGGCTACCAGAACGTGTACGTGTCGCGCCACGGCATGCTGGAACGCGAGACGGTGCGCTTTGCCGATGCGGAGCACGTGATGCGCATCGTGCGCCGCATCCTTGCGCCGCTAGGGCGCCGGCTGGACGAGTCCAATCCGATGGTCGATGCGCGCCTGCCGGACGGCGGCCGCATCAACGTGATCATCGAGCCACTGGCCATCGACGGACTTTCAGTCTCGATCCGCAAATTCCGCAAGGAGCCGCTCACACCTGCCGACCTTGTGAAGCTCGGTACCTTCGATGCGGGCATGGCACAGCTGCTGGAAATTGCGGTGCGTGCGCGCTGCAACATCCTCGTGAGCGGCGGCACCAGCTCGGGCAAGACCTCGCTGCTCAATGCGCTCGCCAGCTTCATCCCCGGGCGCGAGCGCGTCATCACCATCGAAGACACGGCCGAACTGTCGCTGGGCACCAGCCACGTGGTGCGGCTCGAAAGCCGCCCGGGCGGTTTCGATGGAACGGGCGTGGTGTCGATCCGCGACCTTCTGCGCAACAGCCTGCGCATGCGGCCCGACCGGATCATCGTGGGCGAAGTTCGCGGCGCCGAAGTGATCGAGATGATGCAGGCGATGAACACCGGCCATGAAGGCTCGATGGGCACCATCCACGCCAGTTCCCCGCGCGAATGCCTCTACCGACTGGAAATGCTCGCCGGCTTCGCAGGCTACCAAGGCAGCGAGGTGAGCCTGCGCCGGCAAATCGCCAATGCCATCGATTTCATCGTGCAGATCGGGCGGCTCTCGGGCGGCCAGCGGCGCATCATTTCGCTGAGCGAGGTCACCGGCGTCAACGACAACATCGTCGCGATGCAGGAGCTGTACCGCTACGAACCGATCGTTTCGCCCGATGGCGAGGAGCGCGATCGCTGGGTGTCGCTGGGCATTGCACCGCATTCGCCGAAGATCACGCGCTTCCGCCAATCGATGGCGCGTGCAGCACAGGGAGACAACCGTGCGTGAAGGCCTGCTCGTCATTGCGGTGATCGCGCTGCTGGCAGCAGCCGCGGGACTGCTGCTGTGGCAGTGGGCGAAGAAGCGGCAGGTGCGGCAGGCTGCAGAGCGGCACCTGAGCCAGCAGATCCTTGCCAGCAGTTCGCCGACCACGCCGGCGCCGATGCCCGTACGGGACATGCCCGCCAGCGAACTGCCGTCGGGCCTGACCACAGACCCCTGGCTAGAAACCGAGGGAACGTCGAAGGCCACAGTACCCGCCGGCATGTTCGACAAGGTCCTACCTGGCCGGCTCGTGGGCGTCGTCCAGCCGCGCACTGTCGTGCTGGGCCTGGCCGTCATCGCGGTGCTCAGCCTGGTGGCCGGGGCCATCGGCGGCTGGATCGCCGCCTTGGGCATATTGCTTTTGCTGCTGCTCGTTGGGACCTTCGTACTCTGGCTCCAGCTGCAGAAATTCCGCCGCAAGCTGGTGAGCCAGTTGCCCGCCTACATCGATGCGATGGTCCGCCTGATCACCATCGGCAACTCCACGCAGGCCGCCTTCCAGCTGGCGATTTCCACCACCGAAAAGCCGCTGCGCGGACACCTCGAACGCTCGGCCTCGCTGGTGCGCGCGGGCGTGGACCTGGACCGTGCGCTGCACCAGACCGCCGCCAACGTGCATGTCGAAGAACTGTTTCTGCTGGCCTCCATCCTGGGCCTGGGCGTACGCTACGGCGGCCGTGCCGACTTGCTGCTGGAGCGCGTAGCCAACTTCATGCGTGACCGCGAACAGGCAGAGCACGAACTCGTCGCGATGTCTGCAGAGACGAGGCTCTCGGCCTGGATCCTGGGTCTCTTGCCGGTGGGCGTCGGGGCCCTCCTCATCATGGGCAACCCGAGCTACTTCATTGGCATGTGGAATGACGACACGGGTCGCATGCTCATCTTTTCCGCGCTGGGCCTGCAGTTGGCAGGTGCCGCGCTTCTCTACCGCCTAGCGAGGTTGGCATGACGTTCACGCCCAACCAACTGGCCATCTTCGCCCTGGTGCTGCTGGCCGCTGGCCTGATGGTCGGCGCCGGTGCGCTGATTGCGGCCGAACTCCGGCGCACGCGCAGCGGGCAAGTCATCGGCCGTGCCATCCGCCAAGCCGGCAGCCCGCCGACGGCGGAATCGCGGTCGGGCCCCGAGACGGTGCCCGATGCCGACACGGTGGCGCACGCCGATGTCGAGTTGCCCTTTCACTGGCTCAATTCGCGGCTGGGCCGGGCGCTGGTGGCCGACGAAGACAGGAACCTCATCGACCAGTGCGGCCTGCCTTCCAAGCGCACGCAACTCGTCTTCCTGGTCACACGCATCTTGCTCGCGCTGGTGTTTCCGTTCATCACCTATGTGGTCTGGGGCGAACGGCATGCACAGCAGCGCACGGTGGTCTTCGTGCTGGCGATCTCCTTCGTGATCGGCTTCATGGTGCCCAAGTGGGTGCTCGGACGCATCGCCGCCGGGCGGCGCGAACGGGCGGCGCAAGAACTGCCGCTTTTCATCGACCTGCTGCGGCTTCTGCAGGGCGTGGGTCTCAGCCTGGACCAGAGCCTGCAGATCATGGCCGCCGACTTCCAGCATGTGCTGCGGGTGCTCGGCCACGAGCTGACGTTAGCCAACAACCAGTACAGCCGCGGCCGTACGCGCGAGCATTCGCTGCAACGCCTGGCGACCCTCCACAAGAACGAAAACCTGCGCGGCCTCGTGTCGCTGCTGGTGCAGGTCGACCGGCACGGCGGCGCAGTGCAGGAACCCTTGCGCATCTTCAGCGACCGGCTGCGCGAACACCGGCGCTCGGAAATGAAGGAGCGCATCGGCAAGATCACCGTGAAGATGACCGCCGTCATGGTGACCACGCTGCTGCCGGCACTGGTCATCGTGACCGCGGGGCCGGGGTTCATCGCGATATTTCGTTCACTGGGAGCCGTCGTCAAATGAAAACCCTCGCCATTTCCATGCGGTCCCGGTACGGAGGCCGCATGCCGGCCTGCATCGCCGCGGCGCTCGCGGCCCTTGTGGCCCTTGCGATCGGCGGGTGCGGCACCGTCAAGGACCAATACGCAGCCAGCGCCGATGCGCAGCAGCGCGCGGCCTTCGAATCGGCCGCCGACACGAAGGCCGGCGCCTCCATCGACACCAAGGCCACCTATCTCCGGGTGGTCGAGCAGATGCAGAACGAAGGCCTGTGGTTTGCATCGCTGGCCCATATCGATGCGCTGGAGCAGCGCTGGGGCGTGTCACCCGAATCCACGCGCGCGCGCGCCGACGCGTTGCGCCAGACCGGCCAGGCCGACTTGAGCGAAGCTGCCTACAAGCGCCTGACGGGCACGCCGCTGGAAGGCGCCGGCTACCGCGGCCTAGGCCTCCTGGCGGGTGCGCGCGGCAGCTACCCCGAAGCCGTGCAATTGCTCAAGCAGGCCCAGCGCCAGAGCCCGACCGATGCCCTGCTGCTCAGTGACCTGGGCTATGCGAACCTGCGCGCGGGGCAGATCGCCGACGCCCGGATGCCGCTGATGCAGGCGCTGCAACTGAGCCCCAACAACACCCAGGCCCAGGCCAACCTCGCGCTCTACCTCGAAGCCACCGATCAGAGCGAGCAGGCGAACAAACTGATGGAGGCCAACCGCATGCCCGCATCCAGCCGCGCCGCCGTGCGAGCGGCCGCGCAGCAACTGCGCACCGGCGCGCCGCTCGCGGCAACCGACACCGTGCCCTTGGCCGTTCACCCGCTGTCGAGCGGCACGACGCTGGTGCGAGACGACGTGGCGCCCCCGCCCCTGGCACTCAAGGCATCGCGCTGGGCCGGCACGGGCGGCGTGCGCACCGCCAGCCAGCTGAATCCATCCACCGCGGATTCCGCCGCGTCCCCCAACCCGACCGCACGAGGTACCCCATGAAAAAAGAACACGCCCTCCGCCTCGCCGCACTGTCATCCGCCTTCGGCATGGGCATCGCGCTGATGGTTTATGCGCCCGCAGTGCTGGCGCAACAGGCGCCGCAGCCTGCGCCGGATCTCGCGAGTGCGCAGGCGCCTGTGGCCGTGTCCCAGCCAGCGCAGGGCGCGACACAAGGCACCGAGCCGGACACGGCCGAAATGGCCGAGGCCGAAGAGCCCGTGTACGAATCCCTGCAGGTGGGCGATGCCACGCAGGGTCTGTTTGCATGGCAGCGCAGTGGCGAGATTGCCTCGCCCACGCCGCGCTTCATTGCCGGCAATGTCGCGACCCGCAGCTACGAGCGGTATCTCAAGAGCTTTGAGTTTCCGATTCCGGAGCGCATGAGTTCCTCAGTGAAGTCGTCTTCGGGTTCGGGCACCGGCGCCACCACGCCCAGGTAACCCCGCGACCAAACCCGGCACAAACCGCACATCGCCATGAAAGCGACAGGCTCCCACCCTGCAGCAAGCCGCCAGCGCGGCGCGTATGCGGTCGAGTTCGCGCTGGTGTTCCTTATCTTCTTCGCCGTGCTGTACGGGATCATCTGCTATGGAATGCTGTTCGCGTTTCGGTTGGGTGTGCAGAACGCCGCGGAGGACGGAGCGCGTGCGGCGCTGCGCTATCAGCCCACGCTTGCGGCCCGAACGAATCAGGCGCAAACGATCGCCGTGCAGCGCATCAGCTGGTTGCCGGCCATAGTGACGCGCAACGCGACCGCCACAGTCTGCGGCGTGGTCGGCAATGTTTGCGTCGCACCGACCTGCGGCCCAACTTGGGAGGCTCGGTGCCAGGTGGTCGTGACCGTGACTGCAAGCAACATGCAGCTGCTGCTGCCGCCGCTTCCGAGTTTTGCGATGCCCAGCCAGATCGTCGGCAAGGCCAGCATGTTGCTGGATGGGAGAGCGCCATGAAAAAGGCCTCCGCCCAAGCGAACCGCACCGGTCCCCAGCGCGGCGTCGCGGCCATCGAGTTTGCGCTCGTCTTTGTGCTGTTGTTCGGTGTGCTGTATGCGCTCGCGACATTCGGTGCGGTGCTCTACACCCAGCAGACCGTTACTCGCGCGTCGGAAGAAGGCGCACGGGCCGTCGGCCTGCTCACACCGGCGCCGACCAGCAACGATGCGCGCGTCATGGATGCCGTGTACGACACCCTGGCCAACTCGCTGGTCGTTCCCGTTTCGGCCAATGCCAGCGTGGCAACCCGGCGCAGCTGGATCGTCTCGAATGTGAGCGTGAGCGTGACTCGCAGCAATCCCGCCAGTCCCGGTGCCTACATCCAGTACGTCGTCACCGTGACCTATCCGTACAGTGCGAACCGCCTGCTCCCGACCTTGCCGCTGCTGGACATGAGCCAGTGGATGCCCAACCAACTTCGAAGCCGGACAACCGCCGCGCTTCGATCGACCTGAGGAAGGGGCATCTCCATGAACGCAGCCCGCCAGACGCAACGCCGGCGCACCACCCGTGGATCGATCCTCGTGAACACGGCCATTGCGCTGAGCTTGGTCGTCATCACGCTGATCGGCACCGAGATTGGTTTCATGTATTTCATGAAGCGCGAATTCCAGAAGACGGCAGACCTCGCCGCGCTGGCAGGCGCGCAGCAGGTTCGCGGCGGCTGCCCGGCAGCGACGACGGCTGCGCAATTGAATGCCAACGGCGCAACCGGAGGGGCGGGTCGCAATATGCCCGCCGGCGTGCTGCCGCTGGGCGCGGCCGGCGAGATCCAGTGCGGCTATTGGGACCGGACCACGAGCTTCCAGTTTCCCGCGGTGACAGGCAGCATCAATGCGGTGCGCGTGAGTTTTCAGAGGCCCTCGCCAACGCTGCTGGCGTTCTTCGCGGGCAACCGGAACATCAGCGTCAGCGCAGTGGCCGCATTGAGCGCGCCGCTCGCCGAGTTCTCGGTCGGCAGCAAGCTGATCACGGTGAGCGGTGACTCCACGCTCGGGCGATTGCTCAAGGGCATCGGGCTCGACCTCGCCGGTACCTCGCTATTGACTTACGACGGGCTGGCCCAGGCCAAGATCACGCCGGGCGGATTGCTCGCGGCGCTCGGCATCCCGGTGGCCGCCGACATCGGAGTGGGCGAACTCAATACGCTGCTCGCCGGACGCTCTGTGGCATTGGGCGACCTGCTGAATGCCATCGTGACGGTGGCAGGCCAGAACGGCCTGCTCGCCAGCAACATCGCACTGCTGCAGGCGATCCAGGCCAAGCTCGGCCTCACCAATCTCATGGTGCAACTGGGCTCGCTCGCCAACGGTCCGCGCGGCCTGTTCGCGGAAATCATCGCGCCGGGAGGCAGCGGCGGCGGCGCATTGAATGTGAACGTGGGCGCGCTCGACCTGCTCTACACCGCGATCGGCGTGGCGACGGCGAACCACGCGTTGGAAGCAGGGCTCAACATCAACCTGCTGTCGCTGGCCAAGGTGACGACCAAGGTGGGGGTGATCGAACCGCCGTCGGTCGCGATCGGTGGCATCGGCGCCAAGGCGTACAACGCGCAGGTGCGCACCTACATCCACGTGACGACCGATGCGGGCCCGCTCGGCACGCTGCTGCAGTCGCTGGTCAAGCTGGACCTGCCGATCGTGCTGGATGCCGTGCGGGGTATCGGCGAGGTGGTCGACATGTGCACGCCCGAGCTGCAGGACCCGGTGAGCGGCAAAGACCGCGCGAGGTTCGAGGTGACCAGCAGCATCGCGAACATCTGCGTGGGGGACATCGCGACGGCGGACCTGTTCTCGAAGTCGAAGGTCTGCGAATACCCCGGCACCCTGAAGAACATGGAGCTCATCAATATCCTGGGCCTTCTCAAGACCACCAGCCACCTGTCGATCGACGCGCTGCAAGGGCCGCCTTCCTCGCTGACGCTCGCCGAAGGCCAGACCGGCACCACGCCGGTCAACAATCTGGAAATCGGCACGACCGTGGCGCGGCTGGTCTCGGAGTTGACCAACCTGCTGTTCGGCGGCTCGGCGCCGACGGGCTCGCCGACCAGCCTGCAACTGGACAAACTGCGCGATCAGATCTGGAGCGACACCGCCAGCATCTGCACCCAGGACACGTCCGCGTGCCGGGGCCAGCGCTATGCGAGCGCCGTCACCACCATCCGACAGAACTCGGGCCAAAGCGGCCTGCTGACCGGCCTGCTCAACGGCGTGGGCGACCTGCTGGCCGGCGTGCTGAATCCGTGCACGGGCCTGCTGGGCCTGGGCGGCAACGAAGACGGCTGCAAGAAGATGATCCGCGACGGGCTGTCCAGCAGCAGCAATGGCTTGGGCGGCGCCGTTTCCAACGCCCTGTCCGTGCTGACCGGCCTGCTCAAACCGATCCTCGACGCCATCGGTGCATCGGTCCTCACGCCGCTGCTGCAAAACGTACTCGGCATCAACCTCGGCCAGATCGACGTGAACCTGAAGTCGCTCGACTGCAAGGCCTTGCCCATGCTGGTGTACTGACAGAAGATGCTGCGCGCCCACCGGCGCAGAGAACGCAAACCTGATGAATTCCCCCGCCCATTTCGACGAACTCGACCTCTTTGTCTGGGAAGGCAAAGCCGACATCCTTGACCGCATCGCGCGGTGCATGGCGAGCTTCGACGTGGAAGTCACCCGGGCCGACGGCCTGCCGCCCCCGCAGCAGGAGCGCGGTGCGGCGATGCGTCCTGCCGTCGCGATCATCAGCGTCACCGTCATCGACAGCGGCGGCCTCGCGCACGCCACCGAATTCCTCCAGGGCATGCCCGTCATCTGGGTCGCTGCGGGTTCGCGCGAGCGCGACTCGCGGACCTATCCGCCCGAGTACCTGCACGTCCTGCCCTACGACTTCACCTGCGCCGAGTTGCGCACGCTGGTCGCGAAGCTGGTGCGGCAGTTGCGCGCGCGCGATATCGCGCCGCAGGCGCCCGATGTGCTGGTGGCGCATTCCGAAGCGATGAAGGCGCTGCTCGCCGAAGTGGGGGCCTTTGCCGACTGCAACCATCCAGTGCTGGTGCGCGGTGAAACCGGCGTGGGCAAGGAGCGCATTGCGCAGCAGCTGCACCTCGGGCACGGGTCGTACAGCAAGGGCGCATTCGTGGCGGTGAACTGCGGTGCGATTCCCGACGGTCTTTTCGAGTCGCTGTTCTTCGGCCACACCAAGGGCTCGTTCACCGGTGCCGTGCATGCGCACCGCGGCTACTTCGAGCAGGCCACGGGCGGCACGCTGTTTCTCGACGAAATCGGAGACCTGCCGCGCTACCAGCAGGTCAAGCTGCTGCGCGTGCTCGAAGACAACGCGGTCACGCGGCTCGGGGCCACATCGCCGATCCGTGTCGACTTTCGGCTCGTGGCGGCGACCAACCGCAACCTGCGCGAGATGGTGGCGAGCGGCGAGTTCCGCGCCGACCTTTTCTACCGGCTCGCGGTGATCGAGCTGCATGTGCCGAGTCTCGAAGAGCGCGGCGAGGTCGACAAGATCGCGATCTTCAAGGCGCTGCTGGGCA
This region of Variovorax sp. RKNM96 genomic DNA includes:
- a CDS encoding sigma-54 dependent transcriptional regulator → MNSPAHFDELDLFVWEGKADILDRIARCMASFDVEVTRADGLPPPQQERGAAMRPAVAIISVTVIDSGGLAHATEFLQGMPVIWVAAGSRERDSRTYPPEYLHVLPYDFTCAELRTLVAKLVRQLRARDIAPQAPDVLVAHSEAMKALLAEVGAFADCNHPVLVRGETGVGKERIAQQLHLGHGSYSKGAFVAVNCGAIPDGLFESLFFGHTKGSFTGAVHAHRGYFEQATGGTLFLDEIGDLPRYQQVKLLRVLEDNAVTRLGATSPIRVDFRLVAATNRNLREMVASGEFRADLFYRLAVIELHVPSLEERGEVDKIAIFKALLGNVLGDELETLGETPHWLSDAVAETYFPGNVRQLRNLAERVGVIARQLRGWDQNLIQRAIALTRGTPAPAISADRNGGGGSGGGGGVALDSNGDRKGWNSSERNRIIAALEINDWKRQDTAQHLGISRKVLWEKMRKYQILDGEPGIPEDA
- a CDS encoding TadG family pilus assembly protein; this encodes MNAARQTQRRRTTRGSILVNTAIALSLVVITLIGTEIGFMYFMKREFQKTADLAALAGAQQVRGGCPAATTAAQLNANGATGGAGRNMPAGVLPLGAAGEIQCGYWDRTTSFQFPAVTGSINAVRVSFQRPSPTLLAFFAGNRNISVSAVAALSAPLAEFSVGSKLITVSGDSTLGRLLKGIGLDLAGTSLLTYDGLAQAKITPGGLLAALGIPVAADIGVGELNTLLAGRSVALGDLLNAIVTVAGQNGLLASNIALLQAIQAKLGLTNLMVQLGSLANGPRGLFAEIIAPGGSGGGALNVNVGALDLLYTAIGVATANHALEAGLNINLLSLAKVTTKVGVIEPPSVAIGGIGAKAYNAQVRTYIHVTTDAGPLGTLLQSLVKLDLPIVLDAVRGIGEVVDMCTPELQDPVSGKDRARFEVTSSIANICVGDIATADLFSKSKVCEYPGTLKNMELINILGLLKTTSHLSIDALQGPPSSLTLAEGQTGTTPVNNLEIGTTVARLVSELTNLLFGGSAPTGSPTSLQLDKLRDQIWSDTASICTQDTSACRGQRYASAVTTIRQNSGQSGLLTGLLNGVGDLLAGVLNPCTGLLGLGGNEDGCKKMIRDGLSSSSNGLGGAVSNALSVLTGLLKPILDAIGASVLTPLLQNVLGINLGQIDVNLKSLDCKALPMLVY
- a CDS encoding TadE/TadG family type IV pilus assembly protein is translated as MKKASAQANRTGPQRGVAAIEFALVFVLLFGVLYALATFGAVLYTQQTVTRASEEGARAVGLLTPAPTSNDARVMDAVYDTLANSLVVPVSANASVATRRSWIVSNVSVSVTRSNPASPGAYIQYVVTVTYPYSANRLLPTLPLLDMSQWMPNQLRSRTTAALRST